Proteins encoded by one window of Pan troglodytes isolate AG18354 chromosome 16, NHGRI_mPanTro3-v2.0_pri, whole genome shotgun sequence:
- the TLNRD1 gene encoding talin rod domain-containing protein 1: MASGSAGKPTGEAASPAPASAIGGASSQPRKRLVSVCDHCKGKMQLVADLLLLSSEARPVLFEGPASSGAGAESFEQCRDTIIARTKGLSILTHDVQSQLNMGRFGEAGDSLVELGDLVVSLTECSAHAAYLAAVATPGAQPAQPGLVDRYRVTRCRHEVEQGCAVLRGTPLADMTPQLLLEVSQGLSRNLKFLTDACALASDKSRDRFSREQFKLGVKCMSTSASALLACVREVKVAPSELARSRCALFSGPLVQAVSALVGFATEPQFLGRAAAVSAEGKAVQTAILGGAMSVVSACVLLTQCLRDLAQHPDGGAKMSDHRERLRNSACAVSEGCTLLSQALRERSSPRTLPPVNSNSVN, translated from the coding sequence ATGGCTAGCGGCAGCGCCGGGAAGCCCACTGGCGAGGCGGCTTCTCCGGCTCCTGCGAGCGCCATCGGCGGGGCCAGCTCGCAGCCGCGGAAGAGGCTGGTATCCGTCTGCGACCACTGCAAGGGCAAGATGCAGCTGGTGGCCGACCTGCTGCTGCTGTCGAGCGAGGCGCGGCCCGTGCTCTTCGAGGGCCCCGCCTCCTCTGGTGCCGGCGCCGAGTCCTTCGAGCAGTGCCGGGACACCATCATCGCGCGCACCAAGGGGCTCTCCATCCTCACCCACGACGTGCAGAGCCAGCTCAACATGGGCCGCTTCGGGGAGGCGGGGGACAGCCTGGTGGAGCTGGGCGACCTGGTGGTGTCGCTGACCGAGTGCTCGGCCCACGCGGCCTATCTGGCGGCTGTGGCCACGCCGGGCGCCCAGCCTGCGCAGCCGGGCCTGGTGGACCGCTACCGCGTGACGCGATGCCGCCACGAGGTGGAGCAGGGTTGCGCCGTGCTGCGCGGCACGCCGCTGGCCGACATGACGCCGCAGCTGCTGCTGGAGGTGTCGCAGGGCCTGTCGCGCAACCTCAAGTTCCTGACGGACGCGTGCGCCCTGGCCAGTGACAAGTCACGGGACCGCTTTTCGCGGGAGCAGTTCAAGCTGGGCGTCAAGTGCATGAGCACCAGCGCGTCGGCGCTGCTGGCCTGCGTGCGCGAGGTGAAGGTGGCGCCCAGTGAGCTGGCGCGCAGCCGCTGTGCGCTCTTCAGCGGGCCCCTGGTGCAGGCAGTGAGCGCCCTGGTAGGCTTCGCCACCGAGCCGCAGTTCCTGGGTCGCGCGGCAGCTGTGAGCGCCGAGGGCAAGGCGGTGCAGACCGCCATCCTGGGCGGCGCCATGAGCGTGGTGTCGGCCTGCGTGCTCCTGACCCAGTGCCTCAGGGATCTGGCGCAGCACCCCGACGGGGGCGCCAAGATGTCGGACCACAGGGAGAGGCTGAGGAACTCGGCCTGCGCCGTGTCTGAAGGCTGCACCCTGCTATCTCAGGCTTTAAGGGAGAGGTCTTCGCCCAGGACTTTACCGCCAGTGAATTCCAATTCTGTGAATTAG